Within the Phycodurus eques isolate BA_2022a chromosome 15, UOR_Pequ_1.1, whole genome shotgun sequence genome, the region GagtggaggcgcggaacatagcccactcggactcaatgccCCCTGCCTCTCCCGGGACGTGGTCGACattggagttgaaactccttctgacaggacaAACATGAAATGGAAAACATAACAAGAGGACAAATATGAGAAGATAAAAATGATTTGAAGACAAAAGTTagagaacaaacacaaaaggacAAACAAGGCGAGAGGACAACGGTGCCGACGACAGACTGTGAGCGACCTGCGCAATGAGATCTTTGTGTTTCTTCATGAGCTCGTCGAGGTCCTCCTGGTCTTCTTCGAGACGTTTAAGCAGATCGACTTTCTCACGTTGGAGGACGCAAACCTCGTCGTCCACCTGGAAACACAAACGCTCTTGTCACCATCAAAGCGGCGACATTCACTGGTCGCTGGACACTGTTCCTGACTTTTCAACTGGTTCTGTTCTGATACTGATACTGGTTGTAGTACTGAACCTAGTACTTTTACAGTTCTGGTACTAGAACTGTTTCAGGTACTGTTTCTGGAACTGATTGCGCTACTGTACTAGTAGTAATTCAACTGGCTATGGTAGCTAGTATTAGCACTGTTACTGGTTCTGCTACAACAGCTGGTTCTGGTACTAAAACTGGTAAGGATTCTGTTCCTTGATCTGGTTCGATAATTGGTTATGTTCCGATACTGATTTTGGTCGTGGTTGTGGAACTCAAGCTAGTACTATTACGGGTTCTGGTACTGAAGCTGGTATTAAAATGATTGTGCGACTGGTACAGGTTCCTTCGTGGTTGTGGTCCTAGCGCTGTTAGTGTAGGTGGCGGGTGAAGATGAGGAAGATGTTTCTGACCAAACTCTTCTGCTTTCTGATGTTTTCCAATTCAATCTGAACATCTTCCAGCTCCTGGGTCACGGTCGTCTGGACGCTCTCGAGCTCACGTCGCCGTGATTCGCTGTCCTCCagctacacgcacgcacacatatcCAGATATGATTATCCGTAGcgtaagtagtgctttgcccACCTGGCCCGGGCCGCATCCGCTAACCTGAGAGTGAAGTCTTTCCAGTTGCTCCTTGCTTCCGCCGTCGGGGCTCCTCCCGATTTGTCGTCCGCCGTGGACGGCGTCCAGGAGGGTCTGGGCGTCGGCAAGCAGGGCGTGAGTCCTCTTCAGGTCTCGCCTCAACTTCTTCTCCACGTCAAAGTCACGGTGGCCGACCTGTTCGCACAGCGTGGCGACCAAACCTTCCAGGTCGCGCTTCTCGTGGATGACTATCTGCTTCTCCTCGTATTCTTGCTCCAGCTGCATCTCCAGCTGTCTTAGCTAGCGCGGCGACAAAACGACATCTTCACGAGACGCACCCTAGGATACTAAGGTTGCTAATACGCTGATGTTGCAAACGTGTCCGTCGACGTACCCGCCGCTGGGACGACCTGTGCACGTCCTCGAgctcctcctccttgtcctcCAGCTCCTTTTGGTGCATCTGCTTCACTCGGGCCATCTCCAATTCCACACGCATGTGAACCTGAAGAGCAGCAGCGGGTTTGCACATTATTAAGGATAACTCTACCGGCTGTGTCAAAATTATTTCGGCCGACTAACTCTACTGATGTATTGATAGTCAAAATAGCATCGATATCAAGtcattttgtacagtatataatacagaaataaaagTCATAATCCTGACATAATTCCGGAATAAATGTGACGTGGCGTTCCTCCCAACTAACTCGACCgacctgctgctgctgttcaATTCTGGCGGTCAGCTTGGCCACTTCCTGCGCCGTTTCGCCGGCCACGCGCTCCAGGTGGCGCACTTGTTTCTTCAGATCGGGCAGCGAGTCGGCGGTGAGATGCACGCTGAGGTCGCGAATCTGACTACACAACTCGTCTTTCTGCTTCTGCAGGCGGCACGCCTCCGCCTGACTCTCCTGCGCACACGCCAAcacttgagtgtgtgtgtccgtcCTCCGATGTGTTCTGGCGGGCTCCCCGGGCTCACCTGCAGGTTTCGGCGCAGTGTGAAAATCTGGACCCCTAGCGCGGTGTTTTCCTGCAGGGTTTTGTCCTTCAACTCTCGCTCGCTGTCGGCGTCCTCTAACGCCGCCGCCAGCTCGCCATCGAAGCTAAAAGTATTACCGTCATATTAGCACGCTAAGCGACGAGCTAATTGGTACatttgttagcatgttagcatgcGTGCTAGCACGTTCATCGGAAGGCTAATGCTTACTGTGTATTTGTTAGCGTGATCAAAAAagtcagtgtgtgtttttatgtttgtgtgcatttatgtgcttttgtttgtgtgcattcgtgtgtttttttgtgcttgtttgCATGTTCGTgtgcttctgtgtgtgtttgtattgatgtgtgcatgtttatgtgtgtttgtgtatgcatgttcctttgtgtgtgcatatatgtgtgtttctgtttgtgtgtgcatgtttattttgggcagtacggtggacgaccggttagagcctctgcctcacagttctgaggaccagggttcaatccccgcccccgcctgtgtggagtttgcatgttcgccccgtgcctgggtgggtttttctccaggtgctccgctttcctcccacatcccaaaaacatgcatgctaggttaattgacaactctaaattgcccgtaggtgcgaatggttgtttgtttgtaggtgccctgcgattgggtggcgaccggttcagggcgtaccccgcctcctgcccgatgatagccgggataggctccggcacaaccgcggccctagtgaggagaagcggctccgaaaacggacggatggatgtttattttgtCGATGCGTTTATGTTCACGTGTTCGGCAGTGCGGCTACCGCACGTTACCGTGTTTTAGCATTCATTAGCATTGTCAGTCACCGTCGTTGTTTGCGTTCCAGTTGGTGCGTTCGATTGCGCAGACTGTCCGTCATCACCCCGGCGTCGTGCAGGTCGTTGGCGACGCGCCGACTCTGCCGTTTAAGGTCCGTCACGGTACGCTTGGATTCGTCCAGTTGAGCCTGCAACGACACCGCCTGCAGGCCAAGGGACACATTACAACTAGGCTTCGGCCATTCATCAGTTTAGTCATTAGCTTGTTTTCGGGTTAGACAAACGTCGACGTTCGAGTCGCGCGCCTTCACCGACCTCGGCGTCCAGCTGTTGCCGAGCGTGCCGCTCGACCTCCGCCTTTTCTTCGGTCTGCTGCAGACGCCGGCGAAGGAAGCCCACCTCTGTCTGGCAACACTCCAGCTTCAGAACCAGCTCGCTTTCTGTGGACCGGCAACACCGCACTCGAAACTCCAAACCAAATtcatttgcaataaataattatgtgctatcatttcagaaaagtgcAGACCTACATACTGAAAGATTTAAGCCCCGGACTCAAAATGTTTGAGCCCCCATTGTAGACCACAAGCTGGCGAGCTAACTGCTAGGTAGAAAGACGAAGAGGAGGCAACGTCTTCCTTGGGGAATGCCGCCAACTTCCATCAAAACCATTCCAAACGGGATATTCCCCAACACTGAAGCAGCGTCCAATTAGGGTGCGGACAGGAAATAGCAACCGACCTGTTCCTATTTCTGATCCTGCCACTTTCCGACTCTCCGGCGTACGACGCTTTAGACGTTCCTCCTCCAGATTTTTCTCCAGCATCTCCATTGCAACCTTGCACTGGTCGAGGCGAGCCTGGGGGGATGTGGCATTTACAGGAAGTTGTGAAAAAGGGGGGCGGTTGGGGACTGAGAGCGGTCAAACGGGTGGTGATGGTGACAGGAAGTGGCCTAAAAGGTTGACCGTTGGGGATAGGAAATGGTGAAAATGAGCGACCGTTGGGGACTGTAATTGGTCAAAAAGGTTGGCAGTTAGGAACAGGAAGTAGTCTAAAAGGTTGGTCGTTGGGGATAGGAAGTGGTCTAAAAGTgtggtggctggggagaggtcaAATGGACGGGGGTCGGGGTCAGGAAGCGTTGACGACCGGCTCACCTGCAGGTCCTTGTTCTCCTTGCTGAGCCTCAGTCTCTCAGCTCTCTCCACATCCAAAGCCTGACCCACCGCGTCGCCGCGGAAACGCTCATCGCTCAGCTCCGAGGTCACCGCCGTCAGCTACACACacaccaactgcatcactgtgtgtgtgcgcgcgcgcgcgtgtgtgcgtgcgtgcgtgtgtttgtgtgagtacAAACTTTAGTCTCGCAGGTGTCGACGGTTTGTCTCAAGTCATTTCGTTCTTTTTCGGACTTTTCCAAACGTCTCCTCAGTGCTGACACTTCGTCCTGacgacacacgcacgcacgcacgcgcaaacacacacgcacactgacgACGTGGCTGGGTGGAAGCCGAGGCTGCCACTTGGTCGGTAGCAGTTGGACCAGATTCTAAATTGGTTGGACCGTGCGCGTCAAGGACAGAGTGAGGAGTGGCACATACTGCAAGTCGGGTTCAAGTGCTTTGTTAGTATTCGCCATGACTTGTTGCGCCGGATTACGCTGTTGGGGTGTTTGCGATTTTGTTGTAAAATTGACCATCTATCGATCTCACGGGTACACACTGGAAATGGGAATGCCCAATACATATGTCCTTCTCGCTCGGGGTTCTTCGTGTTgttatttcaaaagaaaaatgttcttAACTCCCTGTTTTGGCTTCATGAcagcagtaatgaaaaaaaataaaatactcgcatccatccattcattcatttcccgtaccgcttcccctcacgcgggtcgcggtcgtgctggagcctatcgcagctattttcgggcgagaggcgcgctacaccctgaacaggtcgccagtcaatcgcagcgcacatataaacactcgcggcacggtggacgaccggttttgcgcgtctgcctcccagtcctgaggaccggggttcaatccccggcccccgcctgtgtggagtttgcatgttctcctgcgtggcttttctccgggcgctccgctttcctcccgcatcccagaAACAtacatgctaggttcattgataattctaaattgcccgtaggtgtgaatggttgtttgtttgtatgtgccctgcgattggctggcaaccagttcagggtgtagcgcgcctctcgcccgaaaatagctgcgataggctcccgagtgagaagcggcacagaaaatggatggatggatggacattcgcACCGCTCCAAAAAGACAGTCGCGTAGTGGGTCTAAGTGTTGATTAAAAACCAAACAGTTAAAACTAGTTCGaaacttattttatttcatataatCGTAAGTCTGTAACATTGCACACCATGTGAACATTAACGCTACGCTTAAAGTTCCCATATTTTACTAAACCtttttttgggatgttatattggctctgtggtgcctcagtaaacacgtgaaatatgaattcaaatggtCCCCGCATTCGTGAGttgcagacgtttttctgccgaggcccaaaatcatccatccattttcctccgcttaaccgaggtcgggtcgcgggggcagtagctttatcagggacgcccagacttccctctctccggccacttcatccagctctttcgggGATCGATCCCGAGGCGTCCCGAGGCCGGCCCGGGAGACGTAGTCTtttccagcgtgtcccgggtcgtccccggggtctcctcccggtggaacgCGTCCTAATcggatgcccgagccacctcatctggctcctctcaatgcggaggagcagcggcactactctgagcccctcttctcaccctctctctaaggaacctgcggaggaaactcatttcggccgctcgtatccggcatcttgttctttcggtcacgaccaacGGCTCGTGAGCAtcggtgaggggaggaacggagatcgaccggtgaatcgagagcttcgccttccggcttagctccttcttcaccacaacggatcgatacaaagtccgcatccatgcagacgccgcaccgatctgcctgttgatctcccgctcCGTTCTTtgctcactcgtgaacaagaccccgagatacttgaactactccactcggggcagggtctcatccccgacccggagagggcaagccacccttttccgaccgaggaccacggtctcagatttggaggggcTGATTTtcctcacggcttgatgaagccaacagaaccgcatcGTCTGCggaaagcagagatgcaatactgaggccaccaaaccggaccccctctacgcctcggctgcctctagaaattctgtccatcaaaCTCTGACAtcggtcgtacggggaccgaacagcccgtatcagggggttcggcaccccgTCCTCCCCCCCAAGCACCCCGCACAGGACatcctgagggacacggtcgaacgccttctccaagttcgCAAAACTCACGGAGCTCCCACGCACccccgaggaccctgccgagggtgtagcgctggtccgctgttccacgaaaaccacactgctctttcctgaatctgagattcgccCTCCCGGCagacccctgaatagaccttaccagggagacgGGGCCCTTTTAAAGGCATACGCACATCGACCTGCCATACTTATTCTAGTGTAGAAGGTGCGGATGGCGACCTTAGAGGGCAAATTAATACCCGCATCTCACGTGCATAATATTGGCGGGAATACAGTGCATGCACGAAGCTTTATTATATACACAAATCATACAATAAAACCGTTTGTCTATTGCGGGTGTGGTCTGGAATAAACCACAGATTACTGTACTGGCAAAATATTGGATGGACATGTTGTGTCCAATAAAAAGATAGAACACTTCACAATTTGCATGCTAATAGTTTGAACAAAACCTGATTGTCTGTTGTGACTAAGATCATTTGATATTTTAGGAGCAATTCGTGCAGCTCATTCCAAAGGGTTCCATGCTCGACTCGCGACcgtatgcgtgcgtgcgcgcgcgtgtaccTCCTTGGCGCGCAGCCTCTCGTTGTCCATGTTGACGTCCAGCAGGGGGCGCACTCGGCAGAACAGCTTCCACCAGCTCCACTCAGACACTCCGTGCAGCACCCGCAGGTTCCTCTGCAGGCAACGCACCGCCATGTGCTGCACCTACACAAGTCCGCCTTATGACTCAtgtaataatcatcatcatcgtcatcttcAAATGGCCTTGAGGAGGTCCACGTTTGTGACTGGACAGACATTGTGTTTGTGCAGTTCTCCTTCGGGCCACACGAGGGGGCCAGAATTGACTTATCTTGGGCGCTGACCTTAAGCGTGCGGTACTTGTGTCTGGCCAGGTGACCCGCGCAGGACGCCTGAAGGTGGACCAGCCAGCCAGTCACCCGCAGGTCCCTCTGAGCCTCCAGGTGGGCCAGCACGCCGCGCTTCATGAACACCTGACGCACAACAGGAAGTCAAACGTgaccatcaatcaatcaatccatcaaAAATACAGCCCAAAGTGCGTCACATTCTCAGATCAGGCAGGCACTTCAAATAGCAGGAAATATCCAAAAGGGGGAGCCGTTGCAACCACAGAAGATGCCACACTGGCACACCGAACAAATCTCCGAGCGTGGAGGcttccggtgtgtgtgtgtggatatgGTGGAAAAAAACCTCTCTTAGTTAGATTGTTGATGTGTGGAATACAATTAATCTCAGAGTCAAAAATGACACCCGGGTTTTTAACACATTGTGAGGGTATGAAATCTTTTAGTTTTGGTCAAGGTTTCTCTCTCTTGCCTTCAGGACCAATAACTAAAACCTCTGTTTTACCCCGGTTGAGCTGTAGGATATTCACTGCCGTCCATGACTTCATAcctaaaatacatttaagaaGGGTATCAAATGGCCCTGCGCCATCAGGAGACACGGCGACGTACGGCTTTGTGTCATCTGCGCAACTGTGGAAGCGGATGCCGTGTCTCCTGATGACATCCCCGAGGGGAAGcatgtccgtccatccattcgtccattttctgagccgcttctcctcacgtgccggagcctatcccagctatcatcgggcaggaggcgggctccgccctgagctggttgccagccaatcgcagggcacatacaaacaaacaacattcacactcacactcacattcacacctacgggcaatttagagtccccaattaatgcatgtttttgggatgtgggtggcaagcaggcacggggagaacgtgcaaactccgcacaggcggggccggggattgaaccccgctcctcagaactgtgaggctgacgctctaaccggtcgggcaccgtgccgcaCGAGGAAGCATGTACAGATTCAAAAGAATTGGACCTAAAATTGACCCTTGAGGCACCCCACGCTATAGTTCATGGATGTAAACTTCGATTTGTGAGAGAAGAGCTGAACCAGTTTTAATAGCCTGCTCTAGCCTCCACtaactactctttcccataacgtcaACATgcggctcatccactttattcctcagCTAAAAGCGACGGTTCAGGTGTGTTAAAAATCATGTTCTGAGACAGAAGACCGGAACCGATACCATCGATCTTGCTTCTGAAATGGTTTGCAAAGTCCTCGCAGGCTGTTTTAAAGTTGGTGTTGGTTAAAAGATCGAAGGTGGAGAAAGGGAATttgggatttttgttgttgtatgtgaTGAGTTTTGAGAAATGGAAACTTCTTGCCTGTTTGACGTGGATGTTTTGTTGTTCAGAGATTACTTCATGGTGAACCGTCTTATTTGCTTTTTCTCCACTCTTgccatttcatttgaattttttcattttgacatttcTCCACGGTggtgtagtttttatttttattgttttagttcAAAGTAGAGCCAATGAGTTCAATGTTGACTTCAGTCTGGTATTGACATTTTGAACAAGAAAATCACATGATGCAGGTAGCATGTCACCAGGGTTGCTCTGTAAAATCCCAATCTAATTTGCAGTCACTTCAGAAATCAGAGCGCGTTTGTTTCCTCACCGTTCTCCCCGGGCTTTCCCGAGGGTTAAAACCGGCAATGTTAGAATGCGCAGTGAGCAGACACAGCCAGGTCGTCAACCGAGGACCCGCCGATGGATAAGCCGTACATTAAAACGAGAGCCACCGTCCGTGTATCCTCTGTCGCGAGTCGGCTTCGTGAAGCGCTGTTCGAAGTCCATCCGGCTTAAAAGGTCGAACAATTATTTCGGATATTTTATCCGAGCTGTTATCAACATGCAAATTCATATCGCCGGTTCTTAAAACCCTCTTGTAGGTGCTGTGTATGACTGACAGCAATTCAGAAAAGCCACTGACGAAACAGGTGCAATGTTGGGGCGGTCTGTAAATTGTGAGACAAAAGCTCGGTGGGCTGCTCAAGGCATGATATTCTTATGAATTATTCATGTTAAAAGAAACCTCATTTGAGTCAAGGTTTCTTCGATAAGTGACGCAGTACCGCCTCCCATCTTAGCCCATGTGACCACGTGACACACGACAGGAAGCGCTCGAGCGTTCTGACCCGACTGGTGCCGACCACGATGCTCTTGGGGTCCTGGTCCAAGTCAGCCAGCAGCTCGTCCACCGCCTGAAACAAAGATGGCGGCGTTGAGTCACGTGACCCGCATGAATGTAATTAGAAGACGAATATTAGGCACCTTCCTCTCATCATGGCTGACAAACATGGAGGCGTAGCGCTTCATGATGGGCGGAGACAAAGCCTGGAAGTGGTAGCGGAAGTCGCTCAGGGTCATGTGGTCCGGGTAACCTGGCGGGGGAAACGCACACACTtttccacatccaatatggccaCCAGCTCTTCATAACATTCATGTCTATGTCTACATGTGGAGCTTATgtgtatgggtcattttcatacatTTCGATTAAAACGGTAAAGAcgcttaacttttttttctcaatctaGCAATGGTTTTCTGCCACCTCGGTTTTACATGTGTAAACGTCTCCCGTCTTAGAAACAATTCTTACCTTTTGAATGATAGCAACTGTCAATAATTCCAGTGTGGTCAAAACCATTATGAAACAAATcctatgaaaatgacccataaagttgcgtgcgtgcgtgcgtgcgtgcgcggcGCGGCGCCGACCTGCGCGGTAAATGCGGAGCATGGCCAACGTCTGCGCGGCCTTCAGTTGCGCTCTGAGCTCGGCCACGTCGAAGGCGCCGGCGGCGTCCGTCTTGGCGCTGACGCACTGCAGGAAGACGGGACGGGCGCGGCGGATCACGTTGACCAAGGCGTCCTAAGAGAGCGGAGATTCGCTCAAATCAGGGCCGGGAAAGGGGGAGGACCTTCGGGTGGCGGGCGCTTACGGCTTGCAGCTTGACGGCGATGCAGGGCGAGTGTCTGCGTAGGGCCGCCGCCCCGCCGCTCAGCGTCTTCCGGATGGTGCCGTTCCTCTGCAGCGAGCGCTGGCCGGAGCCCTCCAGGCCGCACACGCCGCAGCACAGGGGGGCCACGTGCGCGCTCGTGGCGAACATGGACTTCACCGACGCTCTGGGGACAACGCCCAAACGTCACTGCCCGAGCGTTCCGACGACCGCGAGACCACTCACATGTTGGAGCCGTGCAGCAGCGCGCCGGCGTTGTTCGCCACCGGGTTGTTGTGGAGCACGCCGAACCATCCCGTCAGGTCGTAGCGGACGGCGTCGTTTCCTGTCAGGTGTTGAACTTCGCAGTGCAGAGGTTGCTCGCATTGACGCACTGGACAGGCGCACGCGTcagtcgtcatcatcatcatcatcatcatcatcgtcatcgtcatcgtcgtcgtcatcgtcgtgCGTGCGCATGTTACCCGTGTTGCTGTAGTGACGGCACACGCGCTCCAGGGCGACGCCCTCGCTGGACGCGGGTGTTAACATCTCCTCGTCCAGTGCCCAGAGGAGACCGCGAGGGGTGTCGCCCGCTGCGCGCACctaacacacgcgcacacacacgtttgttgtgtgatgacatcatcagcatGTGTTAGCATACCTGGGTAGGCGGCTGGTCGATGGCAGATACGATGTCAGCGGGGCTAACGTCCGGACACTCGAACTCCACTGGAATTTTCtcctgcacgcacgcacgcacgcacgcacgcacttgCGCATTATGGTGCACgcatgtttgcgtgtgtgtgtgtgtgtctgggtgtgtgtgtgtgtgtctgtgccacACCTGTGCGTATCTGTCCATAGTGTGCGTGAACGTGTGCACGTATCGATGTTCCAGAAGTCGTTCTTGTAGGTAGTTGTGACAAAACTCGCTGACGTTTGCCGCTCGTTCCTGCGCCGCGTGGCGAGGGTTCCTCAGGCCTGGCGGGTCTACCACCGTCACCGACGCCAGCGCCAACTGCTGGCCGCTCAGAGATCTGCACGCACTCGCACGCGGTCAGCATGGCGTCCTTGTGCAAACATTTcctgacacacacacctgtTGATGAGCGACACGATGGTGGTGAAAAGTTCTTCGTAGAGACCAGATGCCATCCCGTCTACGCACTGCGCCGCCGTCAACCTGGGACCTGGTCACATGATCATCAACGCACGATCATCGTCACGTGACTCACACGCTATTAATACATGCTAAGTGAGCACAAATACATTGATTGATTGTCTTCGTTTCGAAAAtgtaagcaacaacaaaaaacaaaaaaacaacaacgtaaCAAAtcaagaacaaacaaacaaaaggaaacaaTACAAAAGCAGAAAAGGTAGGTCAGAGGAGACACCCTTCCACTCGTTCGAAAGGGGGCAGAACGTATAAACTTATCAAGTAACAATTATACTGTGCTGTAAAATTTACGAcatataaatattataaatgATTATATGTCGGTATAATAAAAAAGAGGTACACTGCattacaaaacacacatttttttctacACGTATGATATAAATAGATGGAGATCCAATGGTCTTTCCTAGATTTGTGCACTTTGTGAAGAGGATGTCTTTTTACTGTTTAAATACTTAACTTATTCCACAGTTGAACTCCATAAATACTGATACAAAGCCTCTTTTTGGTTGTGCATGTGCAGCGCAACTTGAAGTGTAGCTGTCTCCTTGActtatgacccccccccccccttttcagtTACGCAGTAGTTTTGGACTGTATAAATGATGCATATGTTGTGTATTTATATGTTGTGTGTTCATCAAGTTACACAATGTATTATTCTGATGGCTCGTTTTTGAAGAATGCACATTGCGCAACGGCTGTAAAGAGCTTTTGTATGCTTCTCCAGAcctcacctaaccctaacccagaccTGAACAGTAATTCAAATATGCTAATATTTAATCGAGTTGTAAAGAATATGGAGAAGTTGATTCTTCAGGTAGTCTTGGCTTTGGACAGGACTGAAATGCTTCCAGATAGTTTGGTTGGTTTATGTGTGTTTTCTATGATGTTTCCAGCTAATTCTATCATCAGCGGGTGGTCGCCTCTGGCCTGCGCTCTCTAGgactctctttgtttttgtcacgcCACTTACACGAGGGAAGACTTGCTGAGCATGAGGGAGTCTACTCTGGACCTGATTTCgtcaactttcacaaatccacaaAGTTTTTCATGTTAGCACAGCACGTTAGCTTGTCTCACCGTCTTCGACCTGGCTGGCGCTGTTGCGCTCTCTGCAGCCCCCTGTGGCTGTCTGCAGTAGCTGCCTCAAGTGATGCTTGAAGACGGCCGTGTGAAGCTCCTCCCCCTCGCAGCCCAGCACGCCGCTAGCGGCCTGAGCGCTATCGAAGTTCAAAAACTGCCTCCGCCCcactgacaacacacacacacacacacacacacacacacacaccgaccaATCAGTGAAGCTAACAAAGGCGCTAATAATGACGCTACATAGGATactaacatcaatgctaatggTGATGCTAGTGAGGATGCCAACAAGGGTGCTATTAATGATGCTAACAAGGATGCTAACAGCGATTCCAACGAGGGGGCTACTCTGATGATGATGCTAGCGAGTATGGTCTTTTGAGCACTCCAACTTCACTTGCGGTCTCTCCCCCGATCAACCTGCCGGTTACCTTTGCAGGCCCCAGCGGCTCCTAGATGGTAAATCCCGGCCAGGACGTGCCAGATGGACTTCTGCTCGCTGGCGCTGAAGGCCAGCGTTTCCATGGCAGCCAGCAGCTTGGAAAAGGCGACGGACGCTCGCTGTTTTTCCTCCACCTGCGGACACAATGACGGGCGTCAGCAGGTCAGCAGGTGTTGATGTAGATGAGGCCAGCGGATACCTTGGTGGGAGGAGCCATCCCGAAGGAATGACGCTCCGGAAACTGATGAAGGCCGAGCTCCGTCCTGACGAGGAAGCGACCACATTAGCGTCAGCGTTAGCATTGTTGATAGAAGTCTCGGTAGCGTTACTGTTAGCATCTTTGTTTGCATATTCAgcagtattataataataataatcataatgatGCGCTTAAATAGCGCTTTTCgagacgctttacaatttcacgcattattcattcactcctcagtcatacctggtggtggtaagctactcgTGTAGCCACAGCcgtggggcagtctgacggaaacATGGCTGCCATTCTACGCATACGGCCCCTCAGGCCACCACCAAACATTCGAGCACATACATTCGTAGGGAATgcgggttaagtgtcttgcccggGGACGCGACAATGACGACATGGGCTCCGGTTGCATGGC harbors:
- the LOC133413335 gene encoding unconventional myosin-XVIIIb-like isoform X7, which translates into the protein MALSSRLKLWEKKIQEENQPVVALVPPPPLSALPGGFLKQLVRDSEKETKQKEPDVKDEKPPSKLSDNLVQQFLLPDQTPPILEAEMLLRAEKHGDAPVSAHSPRPPSSQRSAALPGKTETRREVMPEPQTGGTRENEGAEVSLWEEEQVKTKEKTEERQEPEGRLAYATVTECDREKVKDVWYEAGTVWYVHKDGFTLATQLKPDEGTPDLPQGHVRLRLHADGSLLDVAEDHVDKCNPAHLDLCEDLSELPSINESGVLHALISRSKANMPLTHAGPDLVNLWPPLHTHSKTPKSRRGESWRDAPAALAALVKRVYVSMVDTRRDHCVCATGRSGTGKTATCQAFTVALLEQAGTVGPNVSVDRVQAMFTVLKSFGCVTSTYSDASSRFAMLFSLDFNHAGRAAAGHLQTIMLDKWRVCHTTAGESNFLVFSQMLVGLGTEMRTELGLHQFPERHSFGMAPPTKVEEKQRASVAFSKLLAAMETLAFSASEQKSIWHVLAGIYHLGAAGACKVGRRQFLNFDSAQAASGVLGCEGEELHTAVFKHHLRQLLQTATGGCRERNSASQVEDGPRLTAAQCVDGMASGLYEELFTTIVSLINRSLSGQQLALASVTVVDPPGLRNPRHAAQERAANVSEFCHNYLQERLLEHRYVHTFTHTMDRYAQEKIPVEFECPDVSPADIVSAIDQPPTQVRAAGDTPRGLLWALDEEMLTPASSEGVALERVCRHYSNTVRQCEQPLHCEVQHLTGNDAVRYDLTGWFGVLHNNPVANNAGALLHGSNIASVKSMFATSAHVAPLCCGVCGLEGSGQRSLQRNGTIRKTLSGGAAALRRHSPCIAVKLQADALVNVIRRARPVFLQCVSAKTDAAGAFDVAELRAQLKAAQTLAMLRIYRAGYPDHMTLSDFRYHFQALSPPIMKRYASMFVSHDERKAVDELLADLDQDPKSIVVGTSRVFMKRGVLAHLEAQRDLRVTGWLVHLQASCAGHLARHKYRTLKVQHMAVRCLQRNLRVLHGVSEWSWWKLFCRVRPLLDVNMDNERLRAKEDEVSALRRRLEKSEKERNDLRQTVDTCETKLTAVTSELSDERFRGDAVGQALDVERAERLRLSKENKDLQARLDQCKVAMEMLEKNLEEERLKRRTPESRKVAGSEIGTESELVLKLECCQTEVGFLRRRLQQTEEKAEVERHARQQLDAEAVSLQAQLDESKRTVTDLKRQSRRVANDLHDAGVMTDSLRNRTHQLERKQRRFDGELAAALEDADSERELKDKTLQENTALGVQIFTLRRNLQESQAEACRLQKQKDELCSQIRDLSVHLTADSLPDLKKQVRHLERVAGETAQEVAKLTARIEQQQQVHMRVELEMARVKQMHQKELEDKEEELEDVHRSSQRRLRQLEMQLEQEYEEKQIVIHEKRDLEGLVATLCEQVGHRDFDVEKKLRRDLKRTHALLADAQTLLDAVHGGRQIGRSPDGGSKEQLERLHSQLEDSESRRRELESVQTTVTQELEDVQIELENIRKQKSLVDDEVCVLQREKVDLLKRLEEDQEDLDELMKKHKDLIAQSSSDICQIRELQAELEEVKKQRHALQEELQQQASRLQFLESSTVGRSIVSKQEARVCDLENKLEFQKGQVKRFEVLVLRLRDSVVRLGEELEQSAQSEARERENAHYFQQRLQDVRVEMDELSRRHQDGGRRRMELEMQVEELTAIRQTLQADLETSIRRIVDLQAALEEVESSDDSDTDTDTDTDRESSVGTEDVGETTRGWRGAARGGSPSGSFRGQGGRRSAADSGSTYSFRSCSDLDEDDSGAGRTGGGQGRAASSSALSELLEGLRKRRAGGAADAGAGSNADSTVSLPVYQTTAASTLRRRASALSLTADTLPEARPGILKPSSPLLPRAASARSVSDPLTTASSATPSRFNSCDSLASLPSLPCLSSLASLHVARQCPPTRHPSGEHPHAQHPPSLAVPEEGWEEPQRSPQAPRRCALEGLLSEDTSEGPLAPEGAVFQNRHHPGESNTTSAILPAIRRARSAGSLAGSVRGGRRALSVHFGELPTSTRRRGVSDAESSGSGGSAESCESSRARGRSVRPQGERLEAEGSEGGEGGDVATVMRKYLNKESR